One Notolabrus celidotus isolate fNotCel1 chromosome 16, fNotCel1.pri, whole genome shotgun sequence DNA window includes the following coding sequences:
- the si:dkeyp-92c9.2 gene encoding cyclin-dependent kinase 5 activator 1, whose amino-acid sequence MGTVLSLSPGSRKSGYYDNRPGSLSHYPSFSSRSLNSQKDRGLKRGQSIFLPALTWKRLVASTKKKSNSKKGSVTFGDPLNNNNNINIYQKDPLLHLNRENVKKSLSCANLSSYEGPAGLGLGLGYGIGLGQGHGFGYSKSQQLSSVKKVPQSTVTSSPKRVIVQASTSELLRCLGEFLCCRCYRLKHLSPADPVLWLRAVDRSLLLQGWQDQAFVTPANVVFVYMLCRDVVDGDLVASEHELQAILLTCLYLSYSYMGNEISYPLKPFLVEAGKEAFWDRCLAIIDATSAKMLRINADPHFFTQVFAELKSEGSCGPQDYSRVLDR is encoded by the coding sequence ATGGGCACTGTACTATCCCTGTCTCCCGGCTCGAGGAAATCAGGCTACTATGACAACCGGCCAGGCTCGCTCAGCCACTACCCGAGCTTCAGCAGCCGCTCTCTCAACAGCCAGAAAGACCGCGGGCTGAAGAGGGGCCAGTCCATCTTCCTGCCGGCGCTCACGTGGAAGCGACTGGTGGCCTccacgaagaagaagagcaacTCAAAGAAGGGTTCAGTGACCTTTGGGGATcctctcaacaacaacaacaacatcaacatttatCAGAAAGACCCTTTGTTGCACCTCAACCGTGAGAATGTGAAGAAGTCGCTGTCATGTGCCAACCTGTCCAGCTACGAGGGCCCAGCCGGTCTGGGTCTTGGGCTCGGCTACGGGATTGGGCTGGGTCAGGGGCACGGATTTGGCTACAGCAAGTCCCAGCAGCTGTCCTCTGTGAAGAAAGTCCCCCAGAGCACGGTGACCTCGTCCCCAAAGCGAGTCATCGTCCAGGCCTCCACGAGCGAGCTCCTGCGCTGCCTGGGTGAGTTCCTGTGCTGTCGCTGCTACCGCCTCAAGCACCTGTCTCCCGCTGACCCTGTTCTCTGGCTGCGGGCTGTGGACCGCTCGCTGCTGCTGCAAGGCTGGCAGGACCAGGCCTTCGTCACGCCAGCCAACGTGGTCTTCGTCTACATGCTGTGCCGAGACGTAGTGGATGGCGACCTGGTGGCGTCAGAGCACGAGCTTCAGGCCATCCTGCTCACCTGTCTCTACCTGTCGTACTCCTACATGGGCAATGAGATCTCGTACCCACTTAAGCCCTTCCTGGTTGAGGCCGGTAAGGAGGCCTTCTGGGACCGTTGCCTCGCCATCATTGATGCCACCAGCGCCAAGATGCTGCGAATCAACGCAGACCCGCACTTTTTCACACAAGTATTCGCTGAACTCAAGAGTGAAGGCAGCTGTGGCCCTCAGGACTATAGTCGGGTGCTGGAtcggtga